A segment of the Pedobacter faecalis genome:
GCTGGGCGGCGGATTTGCCGGGGCTTCCCGACAGGGATGCGACCGACCGGGTGTCTGTCATCGTGTTTAATCCGGCCAAAGACAGGTTTGTGATTGCGCAGGATGTGGTGGCCCGCAGCGCGGTGGCGTACGACATGAGTTTGCCGCTCGACTTCAGCGGCGATGAGGTTCAGGTGTATATCCTGGCCAAGGCTGTCGACGGCCGCCTCGTGAGCCGGTCGCAATACCTTGGCGAACTGGTCATTGTCTAATGTTAAGTTGAGGGCGCTGTGATGGCGCCCTCTTTTTTTGCATCTTATTTTTTTCAAAATGAATATTCTTGATTTCAATATGCAGGCCCACCCGGGATGGGGAACGCCTGTGCTGATAAAGGCGTTTAAGATCGGCGCGCTGCTTACTGCAATATGTTGGCTGTGGCCGCTGTTACAGGGCTTTGTATTTTCTGCCGACCCGACGCGCGGCTTTATTGATGGCAGCATCTGGCTGCTGGTGATGATTGGTTTGGCCTGCTTCGGGCTGATCGTAGGCATCGCCTGGTGGCTGCTGAACCATTTTTGGTTTGTATTGGGTTTGCCCGACCGGGGCGAGATGGTTTCACGCTTTAATACGCTGGAATTATGGCAACAGCTAAGTTTCTTCTGGCTTTCTTTTGCTTTGCTCTTGCTGGCAGGCCTGGGATGCCTGGCGGTAGTATGCTAGGCAAAGGCTCTTTTGAAGTCGCCGCGCCGCATACAAGGGCGGGCTACTGGCTGGGCGAGCGTTTTTATGGCAGTTTTACGCCTTTGAGCAAGCCGCATGTTGCCGACGCGCAACAACGCAAGCGTGTGGTGGAGATAGCCTGCGGGGAGCTTTGGGTGCGGGAGGCTTCGGGCAAAAATGACGGACCGCGTGTAGAGGGCTATCTGGCTTCGGCGGGCCTGAAGAAGGGACAGCCCTGGTGCGCGGCTTTTGTTTCCTGGGTGTTTAAACAAGCAGGGCATGCCCAGCCCCGAACGGGCTGGTCGCCCGCCCTCTTTCCTGCCGCGCGACTAGCCAAGGCAGCGGCACCGGGCAATGTGTTTGGGATCTATTTCCCAGCGTTGAAGCGTGTGGCGCATTGCGGTTTGGTTACCGACCGCCGCGAGTCCTGGATTGGTACGGTGGAAGGCAACACGAACGCTTCGGGCGGCAGGGAGGGCGATGGGGTGTATCGCCGCCTCCGGCATGTGCGCACGGTGCATTGCTATGCCGATTGGATAGCTGCTCCGCGAAATGGAAAGGGAGGTGGAAGATGGAGAATTTTACGTGGCTTATACCGACGTTCACGTATGATATAAGGTTGTTCACGTAAGGTATACGGTTGTCTGCGATTTTATTTGCTAAAATCATTTAAATTATTTTGAGGTGAAATCTCGTGATGTTGAGCTATTGTTCAAATCCTTGATTATCACCTCAAAATATTTCGTAACCAACTGTAAATAAATTTGTTGTGTGACTACCAGCGGATGGTTATTCCTGATTAAGTTTGCTGCTGAAAAATACAGATGCGAAAGAATTCAGGACAGACGAGCCAGTACGACAAGATCATTAAGGAAAACCTGGAAGCTACCCTGCCAGCGATTATGAAGGACTTGCTTCATCTCGACATCGTAGCCAGTGAGGAGCTGCCAGACGATATCCAGCATACAAAAGAACGTAAACCTGATGCGCTTAAGAAAGTGACCGACAGCGCAGGAGATATTTATGTTTTACATCTGGAGTTTCAGGTAGCCAACGAAGTAGAGATGGTGTACAGGATGGCAGAGTACAGCATTATCAATTACGTATATTTGTACAGTTGCGATCCAATCTTGTACATCAACTTGAAGAAATTATGCAGTCAGTAAGTACATTTTTTAAAGAAGAAAACGATATCTTTTATCGGAGAGGGGAAGCTCGTGGTGCTGAAAGAGAAAAGGTGGAGATAGCAAAGCATTTGAAAAGCAAAGGCATCGACATCAAGATCATCTCAGAAGCTACTGGCCTCACTATAGAAGAAATCGAAAAGCTTTAGGCTCTGGTTTTAAACAATTTTATGGTCTGGATATTGCTTATGTTCAAACAAACACTAACGCATGCCCTTATCAGAACTCGAACGCCTCAAGTCTCTCCGACGCTTCTTAAATCTTGAAATAACGCGGGAGGCCGAGCTTCAGCGTATTGTTGACCTGGCAGCGAGGATATGCCATTGCGAAATTGGTCTCATTACT
Coding sequences within it:
- a CDS encoding peptidoglycan-binding protein, producing the protein MATAKFLLAFFCFALAGRPGMPGGSMLGKGSFEVAAPHTRAGYWLGERFYGSFTPLSKPHVADAQQRKRVVEIACGELWVREASGKNDGPRVEGYLASAGLKKGQPWCAAFVSWVFKQAGHAQPRTGWSPALFPAARLAKAAAPGNVFGIYFPALKRVAHCGLVTDRRESWIGTVEGNTNASGGREGDGVYRRLRHVRTVHCYADWIAAPRNGKGGGRWRILRGLYRRSRMI